The Triticum dicoccoides isolate Atlit2015 ecotype Zavitan chromosome 6A, WEW_v2.0, whole genome shotgun sequence genome has a window encoding:
- the LOC119319340 gene encoding uncharacterized protein LOC119319340, whose amino-acid sequence MPASLECAARSKSPPSPASSSGLTVLCFTSSRLLLPPFGFKLAASLPRRPCRIIAPATTTSAVPLSLPHHVPCSAAIRLRLAVSPTMAASAPARCPGGFSFFW is encoded by the exons ATGCCGGCCTCGCTGGAGTGCGCTGCCAGAAGCAAGTCGCCGCCGAGTCCTGCCAGTTCCTccggcctcactgtcctctgcttcacctcctcgcgcctcctcctccctccgttcGGCTTCAAGCTCGCCGCCTCCCTGCCACGGCGTCCGTGCCGTATCATCGCGCCGGCGACCACGACCAGCGCCGTGCCCCTGTCGTTGCCGCACCACGTTCCCTGCTCCGCTGCCATCCGCCTCCGCCTCGCTGTTTCGCCAACCATGGCCGCCTCTGCACCCGCACGTTGCCCCG GAGGTTTCTCGTTCTTCTGGTGA